From the genome of Spirochaetales bacterium, one region includes:
- a CDS encoding DUF4384 domain-containing protein produces the protein MKKIHGVMVMFTVIFIFSASICFSEQGVGAGKAVFRYAFLASDNEGNAATIDYRQRITDMQTGERIRVYMEPVTSVYIYLVHVSSGGELSLLFPAAFGFFSEDYETGATYYLPSEDRWYILKDPPGIEEFHLIVSTTRLPDLESLLDDYLELMYDNRHETDTADARQDVLDEIRHLAKRGNMLAGKNLKPVPIAGVVRAFDERPVSGVEARFTDVYATTIRIRH, from the coding sequence ATGAAAAAGATACATGGTGTCATGGTGATGTTTACCGTCATTTTTATTTTTTCCGCATCGATATGTTTTTCGGAACAGGGAGTCGGGGCGGGGAAGGCCGTTTTCAGGTATGCCTTTCTCGCAAGCGATAATGAGGGGAATGCGGCAACGATCGATTACAGGCAGCGGATCACCGATATGCAAACAGGCGAACGAATCAGGGTGTATATGGAGCCGGTGACATCGGTCTATATCTACCTTGTTCATGTCAGTTCCGGAGGTGAACTTTCGCTTCTTTTCCCTGCGGCATTCGGATTTTTCTCTGAAGATTATGAAACGGGAGCAACGTATTATCTTCCTTCGGAAGACAGGTGGTACATTCTCAAAGATCCCCCCGGTATCGAGGAGTTTCACCTGATTGTCTCGACGACCAGGCTGCCCGACCTGGAATCGCTTTTGGACGACTATCTCGAATTAATGTATGACAATCGGCATGAAACAGACACCGCCGATGCCAGGCAGGATGTTCTCGATGAAATCAGGCATCTTGCGAAACGCGGGAACATGCTTGCCGGAAAAAATCTCAAACCCGTTCCCATCGCCGGTGTGGTGCGCGCGTTCGATGAACGGCCCGTATCCGGTGTTGAGGCACGTTTCACGGACGTCTATGCAACAACAATACGGATCAGACACTGA
- a CDS encoding sigma 54-interacting transcriptional regulator codes for MQQQYGSDTEIKKRIVCASIILLCFFCAAVIALVFPVPVSVLEHQKNDMLFRMRYRLCGKQKISPYLVHVVLDDASIKDRGLPLWDRTVYGRIIRLLSGAGAVAIVCDVFFQFESTPENDAEVIAAASESGGVYFPVIVAPRGYPAFPHAADVGTENDEGIVWHPAVLLDGRLPESGGIGYPFQALAAEAAGLGHINCSPDSDGVNRRFPLLIASGGGVVPSLTLRAVADFLDVSPADIEVVAGSHILLKGVKYPGRRERDVTIPVDGRGRIILNHVGPWDDSFIPFPVEKILDAERDEEVATHLYNVMHDAFVVLSNVSTGNKDYGASTFDNVYPLSGIHLNVANMILTENFIDEATLLENVITGCVLIVLLWIFSYGRRSRWYIPSGLIIMFLFFLYSAGLFLFLKRLGVFVPHAIGIILSLAGVGTYLYATEEKEKSFFRGRFESEKENILYKNRLILSLSGSIRAPLERMTQHVKTLSGKEVVRRLPSLRDALCGIEQSCAAMTDLFSELLDLTKYRKVHEPALSGNRIVTGEGRGKHGSEDTNVCLLIVDDNEYERTRIRELCEGTYRVLEAENGKNALQVFESEKVDLVISDLLMPEMNGDDLIAELKKGEETAAIPVILLTGLAGEEIEEEPDDILSKQFTDRELLKSVENALERSSQKKQLVSYRNNLVLTGIHHEEIVAEKNRLYPENPVVIVEDEKEILQSYRRALCAKGINNVRFFSKTEQLLPFLLGQPVSILILDTSIPGGSGDAVLLDIRKRFPDIPVVMASGIMEMETAVRCIGAGAYDYLVKPVETEKLASLINHCIELRFYRETLEHMSSKLKHPEITDTGAFSHIITCNERLLSLFRYCEAVSGSPKPFLIVGESGVGKELFAEAIHLSSGRKGRFVCENIGGLDDTMISDTLFGHEKGAFTGAENRRKGLLEEACGGTLFLDEVGDIPLHIQVKLLRLLEKNEYRPIGSDSLRRADVRIIGATNRDIAGMAKRGEFRQDLLSRFVHTITIPPLRERWDDLPLLVNHFIKTYGGGKTLFIPDELYGYLKIYDFPGNVRELQTLMVNALRLNKGNILSLDSIKSYIREKRNGEVRPEPGDAYTEENLIFKDGPAFPTLKQVEAVLIDKALKKADGMQTVASQLLGISPSNLSKKLKKLKKRTG; via the coding sequence ATGCAACAACAATACGGATCAGACACTGAGATCAAAAAGCGTATCGTCTGCGCGTCGATTATCCTCCTCTGTTTTTTCTGCGCGGCCGTCATTGCCCTGGTATTCCCCGTTCCCGTCTCCGTTCTGGAGCATCAGAAAAACGATATGCTTTTCCGCATGCGTTACCGTTTGTGCGGCAAACAAAAGATTTCTCCCTATCTCGTTCATGTCGTGCTGGATGACGCGTCGATAAAAGATCGCGGTCTTCCTCTTTGGGACAGAACCGTCTACGGCCGGATTATACGGCTTCTTTCAGGGGCGGGCGCCGTAGCGATCGTGTGTGACGTTTTTTTCCAGTTCGAAAGCACGCCGGAAAACGACGCGGAGGTCATCGCGGCCGCTTCAGAATCGGGCGGGGTGTATTTCCCCGTTATCGTTGCCCCCCGGGGATATCCCGCTTTTCCTCATGCGGCGGATGTCGGGACTGAAAACGATGAGGGAATCGTATGGCATCCCGCAGTCCTCCTCGACGGGCGGCTTCCCGAAAGCGGCGGAATCGGTTATCCGTTTCAGGCGCTCGCCGCGGAGGCCGCGGGACTCGGCCATATCAACTGCAGCCCCGATAGCGACGGCGTCAACAGGAGGTTCCCGCTCCTTATCGCCAGCGGCGGCGGTGTCGTTCCGTCACTCACCCTGAGGGCGGTAGCCGATTTCCTCGATGTTTCGCCTGCCGATATCGAGGTGGTTGCCGGCAGCCATATCCTGTTGAAAGGCGTAAAATATCCGGGAAGGCGGGAACGGGATGTGACCATACCGGTTGACGGGCGGGGCAGGATTATTTTAAATCATGTGGGGCCCTGGGACGATTCATTCATTCCGTTCCCGGTAGAGAAGATCCTTGATGCGGAGCGGGATGAAGAAGTCGCCACCCATCTTTACAATGTGATGCACGACGCATTCGTCGTTCTCTCGAATGTATCGACGGGAAACAAGGATTACGGCGCGAGTACATTCGACAACGTTTATCCTTTGAGCGGCATTCATCTCAATGTCGCCAACATGATCCTGACTGAAAATTTTATTGACGAGGCGACCCTGTTGGAAAATGTCATCACAGGATGCGTTCTCATCGTATTGTTATGGATTTTTTCATACGGAAGGCGGTCGAGATGGTATATCCCTTCGGGTCTGATAATCATGTTTCTTTTTTTCCTTTATAGTGCGGGATTGTTTTTATTTTTGAAACGACTCGGCGTTTTCGTTCCGCACGCAATCGGTATTATTCTTTCTTTAGCCGGCGTCGGTACATACCTTTATGCTACTGAGGAAAAGGAAAAATCATTTTTCAGGGGAAGATTCGAAAGCGAAAAAGAGAATATACTTTACAAAAACCGGCTTATACTTTCTCTTTCCGGTTCGATACGCGCGCCGCTCGAACGTATGACGCAGCATGTCAAAACACTCTCGGGAAAAGAGGTGGTCCGGAGGCTTCCCTCTCTCAGGGACGCGCTGTGCGGCATTGAACAAAGCTGCGCCGCCATGACGGATCTTTTTTCCGAGCTTCTCGATCTGACAAAATACAGAAAGGTACATGAGCCCGCATTGTCCGGCAACCGGATCGTCACGGGAGAAGGGCGGGGGAAACACGGCAGCGAGGATACGAACGTGTGCCTCCTCATAGTCGACGATAATGAATACGAACGCACGAGGATCCGTGAACTGTGTGAGGGTACATACAGGGTTCTCGAAGCGGAAAACGGGAAGAACGCCCTGCAGGTGTTCGAATCGGAGAAGGTCGATCTCGTCATTTCGGACCTTTTGATGCCGGAGATGAACGGGGATGACCTTATTGCAGAACTTAAAAAGGGTGAAGAAACGGCGGCAATCCCCGTCATTCTCTTGACAGGTCTTGCGGGTGAAGAGATTGAGGAAGAGCCCGACGATATCCTCTCGAAACAATTCACCGACAGGGAGTTGCTGAAAAGTGTCGAGAACGCCCTCGAACGTTCCTCCCAGAAGAAACAGCTTGTGTCGTACAGAAATAACCTCGTACTCACCGGAATACATCACGAGGAGATTGTCGCGGAGAAAAACCGCCTTTATCCGGAAAACCCCGTTGTCATTGTCGAAGACGAAAAAGAGATCCTGCAAAGTTACCGGCGCGCGCTTTGTGCAAAAGGGATCAATAACGTCCGGTTTTTCTCAAAAACGGAACAACTTTTACCGTTCCTTCTCGGGCAGCCCGTTTCCATCCTGATTCTCGATACCTCCATCCCCGGCGGTTCCGGGGATGCGGTCCTTCTCGATATACGAAAACGTTTTCCCGATATTCCCGTGGTAATGGCCTCCGGGATCATGGAAATGGAAACCGCGGTCAGGTGTATCGGCGCGGGAGCATATGACTATCTCGTCAAACCCGTGGAAACAGAAAAACTTGCCTCCCTCATCAATCACTGTATCGAATTGCGGTTTTACAGAGAAACCCTGGAACATATGAGCAGCAAGCTGAAACATCCGGAAATAACCGATACCGGAGCCTTTTCACATATTATCACTTGCAACGAACGGCTTTTGTCCCTTTTCCGTTATTGTGAAGCCGTTTCCGGAAGTCCCAAACCCTTTCTCATTGTGGGTGAAAGCGGCGTCGGGAAAGAACTCTTCGCGGAGGCGATCCATCTTTCGAGCGGACGTAAAGGCAGGTTCGTGTGTGAAAACATAGGAGGACTCGACGATACCATGATCTCCGACACCCTGTTCGGGCATGAAAAAGGGGCTTTTACCGGGGCGGAGAATCGCCGGAAAGGCCTTCTCGAGGAGGCGTGCGGCGGGACACTCTTTCTCGACGAAGTCGGGGATATCCCTCTCCATATACAGGTAAAACTCCTCCGCCTGCTCGAAAAAAACGAGTACCGCCCGATAGGTTCGGATTCATTGAGGAGGGCCGATGTGAGAATTATCGGCGCGACAAACCGGGATATCGCCGGGATGGCGAAACGTGGTGAGTTCAGGCAGGATTTGCTGAGCAGGTTTGTCCATACCATCACGATCCCGCCGCTGCGCGAACGGTGGGACGATCTTCCGCTTCTGGTGAATCATTTTATTAAAACATACGGCGGGGGAAAAACACTCTTCATCCCCGACGAACTATACGGTTATTTGAAGATTTATGATTTTCCGGGGAATGTACGCGAACTCCAGACCTTGATGGTCAATGCTCTCAGGCTGAATAAAGGCAATATACTCTCTCTCGACAGCATCAAATCATATATCCGTGAAAAGCGGAACGGTGAGGTCCGTCCCGAACCCGGCGATGCATATACGGAGGAGAACCTGATTTTCAAAGACGGTCCGGCGTTTCCGACATTGAAACAGGTCGAAGCGGTGCTTATCGACAAGGCATTAAAAAAGGCGGACGGGATGCAGACAGTCGCATCCCAACTCCTCGGCATCTCACCCTCGAATCTCAGCAAGAAATTGAAGAAATTAAAAAAACGAACGGGATAA
- a CDS encoding peroxiredoxin: MEERVFHMPLLGDEFPELKVQTTHGAMNIPGDFKGRWFVLFSHPADFTPVCTTEFVAFQKRYDQFRKLNCDLIGMSVDQVFSHMKWVEWIDEKLKIKIEYPIVAANDAIALKLGMLHPGKGTNTVRAVFIVDANGKVRLVMYYPQEVGRNMDEVVRAVKALQISDKQGAVPAGWPENELIGNRIIVSPPKDEKTKKERLADNSLECFDWWFCHKPLQ, encoded by the coding sequence ATGGAAGAAAGAGTTTTTCACATGCCGTTATTGGGAGACGAGTTTCCCGAATTAAAAGTACAGACGACACACGGGGCCATGAATATTCCCGGCGATTTCAAAGGCCGCTGGTTTGTCCTGTTCAGCCATCCGGCTGATTTTACCCCCGTGTGTACGACGGAATTCGTCGCGTTCCAGAAGCGCTACGATCAGTTCAGGAAGCTGAACTGCGACCTTATCGGTATGTCCGTCGACCAGGTGTTTTCACACATGAAGTGGGTGGAATGGATCGATGAGAAACTGAAGATCAAGATCGAATACCCGATCGTTGCCGCCAACGACGCGATCGCGTTGAAACTGGGCATGCTCCATCCCGGAAAGGGAACGAATACGGTCAGGGCCGTATTTATCGTGGATGCGAACGGCAAGGTAAGACTCGTCATGTATTATCCTCAGGAAGTCGGGAGAAATATGGATGAGGTGGTCCGGGCGGTCAAGGCATTGCAAATTTCGGACAAGCAGGGTGCTGTGCCGGCGGGCTGGCCGGAAAATGAATTGATCGGGAACAGAATCATCGTTTCACCGCCCAAAGACGAAAAAACGAAAAAAGAACGTCTCGCGGATAATAGTCTCGAATGTTTCGACTGGTGGTTCTGCCACAAACCGCTTCAGTAA
- a CDS encoding PAS domain S-box protein codes for MNIMFKRDLIPELLEEIHTLRSVIEGLEEKGEQLEEAREKLADSDERFRLIIGHTTDAVFCYEQRPPIPLDIAPEEQLEKMCDGILIECNEVFAGLCGEGKRREDVVGKTLRELVGPIPLIIRDFLLDFIGHGYHLVEREVVCTFPDGEKRSILNNCHGVIEHGRIVRVWGSFKDITEKRQMMTALEKSEKKYRDLFEEAPISLWEADLSGVKEYIGDMIRRGVEDPIGYIQNHPDSIKNFIGKIRIVSVNKETLRLCEAESKEDLQANLISIYTEKTLETIREQLADILSGKFSSQLECQFRTLKGREINVAVQWILPDEYRETWSKTLFSVVDITEKKQAEILLRLQHDIASSFNTSGSIKDVCTKFLYDLVGIDGIDSGGIYLRNPETGGINLISHIGLSDDFIKAVSRFDAYSRQSTILLNKKPFYTEYSKAGIPMDQPQKAERLKALFVLPILYGDTVIGSLNVASHVSDEIPLYSRTIIEAVGGMIGSYLARLDAEAALRESEERYSMLVQNIPYVTWISDSDGISVFVSDNVIRYYGFTPEEICGFGSRYWFDRIHPDDSEDVTKAWRELFENGRAYDMEYRIKHKDGRWIWILDRAVNTFEKDGRQYAYGIFTDITRKKQTEEYLRQSEKLQAIGQLAGGIAHDFNNQLAAMLIYAELLQSAVTGNPKLEGHVTNMLSCINHSSSLVSKLLAFSRKGKLDSVDLDVHAIIMEVINILSHSVNKKIRILYDFKAAMHYVSGDPSQLQNALLNIAINSRDAIQGSGWISFETENVELDLKNIDNIPLCLSPGTYIIITVRDNGTGMDTDVLHRIFEPFFTTKDKGKGTGLGMAAVYGTVKKHKGGIRVSSELGAGSAVEIYLPVITPLEKNRTETRRRFVQRKRPLHILFVDDEKVICSSIRTMLSQSGYRVSTRNNGMEAVEFYAAAHEDVDLVILDMIMPEMNGLEVFLKMKEIHHGIKALIVSGYSVGDDIGKAREAGVAGFLQKPFGLSDITEKISSILKEDT; via the coding sequence ATGAATATCATGTTCAAGCGGGATTTGATACCGGAGCTTCTCGAAGAAATACACACACTCAGAAGCGTTATCGAAGGACTCGAGGAAAAGGGGGAACAACTCGAAGAAGCCAGGGAAAAGCTGGCCGATTCCGATGAACGGTTCCGTTTGATTATCGGTCACACCACGGATGCCGTCTTCTGCTATGAGCAAAGGCCGCCCATCCCGCTCGATATAGCTCCGGAAGAACAACTCGAAAAAATGTGTGACGGTATACTCATCGAATGCAACGAGGTGTTCGCGGGATTATGCGGTGAAGGCAAACGCCGGGAGGATGTTGTCGGGAAGACATTGAGGGAGCTCGTCGGGCCGATACCGCTCATTATAAGGGATTTTCTCCTCGATTTTATCGGACACGGGTATCATCTCGTCGAGCGGGAAGTCGTTTGCACATTCCCGGACGGCGAAAAGCGGTCCATTCTCAATAACTGCCACGGGGTGATCGAACACGGGCGGATCGTCCGCGTCTGGGGCTCATTCAAGGACATTACGGAAAAACGGCAGATGATGACGGCGCTTGAAAAGAGTGAGAAGAAATACAGGGATCTCTTCGAAGAAGCGCCGATTTCTCTCTGGGAAGCGGATTTATCGGGGGTCAAGGAATATATCGGCGACATGATACGCCGGGGAGTCGAGGATCCTATCGGATATATACAGAATCACCCCGATTCGATAAAAAACTTTATCGGGAAAATAAGGATCGTTTCCGTGAACAAGGAGACACTCAGACTGTGCGAAGCCGAATCAAAAGAGGACCTTCAGGCAAATCTCATTTCGATCTATACAGAAAAAACACTCGAGACAATCAGGGAACAGCTGGCCGATATTCTGAGCGGGAAATTTTCAAGCCAACTGGAGTGTCAGTTCAGAACACTCAAGGGCAGGGAAATCAATGTGGCGGTTCAATGGATACTGCCCGATGAATATCGTGAGACCTGGTCGAAGACCCTCTTTTCCGTCGTCGATATTACGGAAAAAAAACAGGCGGAAATACTGCTTCGCCTCCAGCACGATATCGCTTCGAGTTTCAATACGTCCGGGAGCATCAAGGATGTGTGTACGAAATTTCTCTATGATCTGGTCGGGATCGACGGGATCGATTCGGGCGGGATTTATCTGAGGAATCCGGAAACCGGCGGGATAAACCTTATATCCCACATCGGACTATCGGACGATTTTATCAAAGCCGTTTCGCGTTTCGATGCGTATTCACGGCAAAGCACGATTCTTTTAAATAAAAAACCATTCTATACGGAATACAGTAAAGCCGGAATTCCGATGGATCAACCTCAAAAGGCCGAACGGCTCAAAGCCCTTTTTGTGTTGCCGATTCTCTATGGCGATACCGTCATCGGTTCCCTGAATGTGGCGTCCCATGTCTCGGATGAAATACCGCTTTACTCCCGTACGATTATCGAAGCGGTCGGCGGCATGATCGGCAGTTATCTCGCCCGGCTGGATGCGGAGGCCGCCCTGCGCGAAAGCGAAGAGCGGTATTCCATGCTGGTTCAGAATATCCCGTATGTCACATGGATAAGCGACAGTGATGGAATATCGGTGTTCGTAAGCGATAATGTCATACGGTATTACGGATTTACCCCGGAAGAAATATGCGGCTTCGGAAGCCGGTACTGGTTCGACAGGATTCATCCCGATGATAGCGAGGACGTCACGAAAGCGTGGCGCGAATTATTTGAAAACGGCCGCGCCTATGATATGGAATACAGGATCAAACACAAGGACGGCCGGTGGATATGGATACTGGACAGGGCCGTGAATACCTTCGAGAAGGACGGCAGACAATACGCCTACGGGATATTTACGGATATAACCAGGAAAAAGCAGACGGAAGAATACCTGCGCCAGTCGGAGAAACTGCAGGCGATAGGACAGCTTGCGGGCGGGATCGCCCACGATTTCAACAACCAGCTCGCCGCGATGTTGATCTATGCGGAACTGCTTCAGTCCGCGGTAACGGGTAATCCGAAACTCGAAGGACATGTAACGAATATGCTCTCATGCATCAATCATTCTTCCAGTCTGGTATCGAAACTGCTTGCATTCTCCAGAAAAGGAAAACTTGACTCCGTCGATCTCGATGTTCACGCGATTATCATGGAAGTCATCAATATTCTCTCGCACAGCGTCAACAAGAAGATCAGGATCCTCTACGATTTCAAGGCGGCAATGCATTATGTTTCGGGTGATCCGTCCCAGCTTCAGAATGCATTACTCAATATCGCCATCAACTCCCGTGACGCCATTCAAGGCAGCGGCTGGATATCGTTCGAGACGGAGAACGTGGAACTCGACCTGAAGAATATCGACAATATTCCGTTATGTCTGTCGCCGGGTACCTATATCATTATCACGGTCCGTGACAACGGGACGGGAATGGACACCGATGTATTGCACCGAATTTTCGAACCTTTTTTCACGACAAAGGATAAAGGCAAGGGAACGGGTTTGGGAATGGCCGCGGTTTACGGAACCGTGAAAAAACACAAGGGCGGTATCCGGGTTTCGAGTGAATTGGGAGCGGGTTCCGCGGTTGAGATCTACCTGCCGGTCATTACGCCGCTTGAAAAAAACCGGACGGAAACACGGCGGCGCTTTGTTCAAAGGAAAAGACCGCTTCATATCCTTTTTGTCGATGACGAAAAGGTGATATGTTCCTCAATCCGGACGATGCTTTCACAGTCGGGATACCGGGTCAGCACCCGTAATAATGGAATGGAGGCGGTCGAATTTTATGCTGCGGCGCATGAGGATGTGGATCTGGTCATCCTCGATATGATCATGCCGGAGATGAATGGTCTGGAAGTGTTCCTTAAAATGAAGGAAATACATCACGGGATAAAAGCCCTTATTGTCTCCGGATACAGCGTCGGAGACGATATCGGGAAGGCACGGGAAGCCGGTGTCGCCGGATTTCTTCAAAAACCTTTCGGATTGTCCGATATCACGGAAAAAATATCGTCTATCCTGAAGGAGGACACATAA
- a CDS encoding carboxymuconolactone decarboxylase family protein, translated as MMNKESLRIFSSLREYLSLFILTFKKMSGLRKIKTDERLSPRFREKIMLAVSGVTSCAYCSYLHAKLALEEGIDEKEIEKILKRDITDVERSEIPALLFAQHFAETGGAVSEGAERTLVEHYGESRALQIQAFAQSVLFGNLCCNTVVSFREGRLEPEEKKGRRLAMMLSTPVAAMIRKRSGIKS; from the coding sequence ATGATGAACAAAGAATCGTTGAGAATATTTTCATCGCTGAGGGAATATCTGTCTCTTTTTATTCTCACCTTCAAAAAAATGTCGGGATTGAGAAAAATCAAGACCGATGAACGCCTTTCCCCCCGATTCCGTGAGAAAATCATGCTCGCCGTTTCCGGGGTGACAAGCTGTGCCTATTGTTCATATCTTCATGCGAAACTGGCGCTGGAGGAGGGAATCGATGAAAAAGAAATCGAAAAGATCCTGAAACGGGACATTACCGATGTCGAACGTTCGGAAATTCCCGCGCTCCTCTTTGCCCAGCATTTCGCCGAGACCGGTGGAGCGGTATCCGAAGGGGCGGAGAGAACCCTTGTCGAACACTATGGAGAAAGCCGGGCGCTGCAGATCCAGGCCTTTGCGCAATCGGTTTTGTTCGGCAATCTCTGCTGCAATACCGTTGTTTCGTTCAGGGAAGGACGGCTTGAGCCGGAAGAAAAAAAAGGGCGCCGTCTCGCCATGATGTTATCAACGCCGGTCGCCGCCATGATACGAAAACGATCGGGTATAAAATCATAG
- a CDS encoding VIT1/CCC1 transporter family protein gives MTHEAIIRKMQKNEITEYHIYSRIASSVKHEANKKILLSIAEDERRHYNRLKELTGTEIRPNRIKVWFYYIISLVLGISFGLKLMENGESIATRIYADLSEKNEFLRALSMDEQKHEKELLGVLSEERLEYAGSIILGLNDALVELTGALAGLTLALQKNDLIALAGLVTGFAASLSMAASGYLSSKEEADRQENKNPLKAALYTGVAYVITVILLIFPYFLGLTPFAALALTLAIALCIIFLYTFYITTAKGIKFWRRFLEMAVISLTIAAIGFLAGLGLKHLLGVDV, from the coding sequence ATGACACACGAAGCAATAATCAGGAAAATGCAGAAAAACGAGATAACCGAATATCACATATACTCCCGTATCGCGTCTTCGGTCAAACATGAAGCGAACAAGAAAATTCTTCTTTCGATCGCGGAGGACGAACGCCGGCATTACAACAGACTGAAGGAACTTACCGGGACGGAGATACGACCGAACAGAATAAAAGTCTGGTTTTATTACATCATCTCGCTGGTTTTAGGAATTTCTTTCGGCCTGAAGCTTATGGAAAACGGCGAATCGATCGCCACGAGGATATATGCCGATTTATCGGAGAAAAATGAGTTCCTCCGCGCCCTGAGTATGGACGAACAAAAGCACGAGAAGGAACTGCTGGGGGTCCTCTCGGAAGAACGCCTCGAGTATGCAGGCTCGATCATATTGGGCCTGAACGACGCGTTGGTGGAATTGACCGGCGCCCTTGCCGGGCTCACCCTTGCTTTGCAAAAAAACGATCTCATCGCCCTTGCCGGTCTGGTGACGGGTTTCGCGGCATCCCTTTCCATGGCCGCATCCGGTTACCTTTCATCGAAAGAGGAAGCGGACCGGCAGGAAAATAAAAATCCGCTCAAGGCGGCCCTGTACACGGGAGTCGCCTATGTTATCACGGTCATATTGCTGATCTTTCCATACTTTTTGGGCTTGACGCCGTTTGCCGCACTCGCACTCACCCTCGCCATCGCGCTGTGTATCATTTTTCTTTACACCTTCTATATTACCACGGCGAAAGGAATCAAATTCTGGAGACGTTTCCTCGAGATGGCGGTTATTTCCCTCACCATCGCGGCGATCGGTTTTCTGGCCGGGCTGGGGCTGAAACATCTTTTGGGTGTCGATGTATAA
- a CDS encoding radical SAM protein — protein MNCLNFYKRFIKKIYLSSSLEGHPDVDHALRLLDGIPLAVVGGRDDIPERDRSSHTLFINRPASSIVGRCPGSRGHLCCNYLTVDVYEGCPIGCTYCIMKSYLNFQPLTVNIQTDEAIARIVEISEKNPGKTVRIGTGEVGDSLFFDPLFRLSERFVKALARLPNVYFELKTKTDFVDHLLDIPEKGNAVVAFSLNPDSISKTEEGIAAALADRIGAAAKAAEYGFNLAFHFDPVFYYQGWEDDYRGVIRMLDGFPPQKIVWISIGTFRYTRGLRDAMDERWFLYDEFVPCNDKKFRYIQRKRGAMYASLVRFLDSVLPGVPLYMCMESGVMWRKIFGQNPRKIDRLCAIFKKVALP, from the coding sequence ATGAATTGTTTGAACTTCTATAAACGCTTTATCAAAAAAATTTATCTTTCTTCTTCGCTCGAAGGTCACCCGGACGTCGACCATGCACTCCGGCTTCTGGACGGTATTCCGCTTGCCGTGGTCGGGGGGAGGGACGACATACCTGAAAGAGACCGTTCCAGCCATACCCTGTTCATCAATCGTCCCGCTTCTTCGATTGTCGGGCGGTGTCCGGGGTCCCGGGGGCACCTTTGCTGCAACTACCTCACCGTCGATGTGTACGAAGGGTGTCCGATCGGGTGCACCTACTGTATCATGAAAAGTTACCTCAATTTTCAGCCGCTGACCGTCAATATTCAGACCGATGAGGCGATCGCGAGGATTGTCGAAATTTCTGAAAAAAATCCGGGGAAGACCGTCCGTATCGGCACCGGTGAGGTGGGCGACTCCCTTTTCTTCGATCCCCTTTTCAGACTGTCGGAGAGATTCGTGAAGGCCCTCGCGCGGCTTCCCAATGTGTATTTCGAATTGAAAACAAAAACGGATTTTGTCGACCACCTGCTCGATATCCCGGAAAAAGGGAACGCGGTCGTCGCATTTTCACTCAATCCCGATTCAATTTCAAAAACGGAAGAAGGTATTGCGGCGGCGCTCGCGGACCGTATCGGGGCCGCGGCAAAGGCGGCGGAATACGGGTTCAATCTCGCCTTTCATTTTGATCCGGTCTTCTATTATCAAGGCTGGGAAGACGATTACAGGGGGGTGATCCGGATGCTCGACGGATTTCCGCCGCAAAAGATCGTCTGGATCAGCATCGGGACATTCAGATATACCCGCGGGCTTCGTGATGCGATGGATGAACGGTGGTTTCTCTATGACGAGTTCGTCCCCTGCAACGACAAAAAGTTCAGGTATATCCAGCGCAAACGGGGTGCAATGTATGCCTCACTCGTTCGTTTCCTCGATTCGGTTCTTCCTGGTGTTCCCCTCTACATGTGTATGGAAAGCGGAGTTATGTGGCGGAAAATATTTGGTCAAAATCCGAGGAAAATCGATCGTCTTTGTGCTATATTTAAAAAGGTAGCATTACCATGA